One Cellulosimicrobium protaetiae genomic region harbors:
- a CDS encoding enoyl-CoA hydratase/isomerase family protein yields the protein MTSEIIARVDDGVGHLTLDRPRALNALGYSMLGEIADVLEEWRVDPTVRLVLLDGAGDRGLCAGGDVRELRASIVAGRPADARRYFRREYAVDAALAELPVPVVTIMDGITMGGGVGVGAHAPVRVVTERSRIAMPETRIGFTPDVGGSWLLARAPGRLGEMLALGAVTMDAADAIFVGLADHHVPSERLPVLAADLAALATAGVDPLDVEDVRDVVRRHALPAPVSRLVARQTAVDAAYAAGTVPEIGARLRAAARDGDEQAGAEADELERLSPTALTVALAAVRSARGLPDLRAALEQEYGLVCWFVDTQPDLVEGVRAQVVDKDRDPSWHPATLAEVDPGVGAQALAYVPAEALWDDALSPRLARRAVEAVVRRFGEDEPTTDELAEATGDLVVELVERRDDGGTVVHLADSCGEHFLDGYWPAVRFDAVGDVVEVTVES from the coding sequence GTGACGAGCGAGATCATCGCCCGCGTCGACGACGGCGTCGGGCACCTCACCCTGGACCGCCCCCGCGCGCTCAACGCGCTCGGCTACTCGATGCTCGGCGAGATCGCCGACGTGCTCGAGGAGTGGCGGGTCGACCCGACCGTGCGACTCGTGCTGCTCGACGGCGCGGGCGACCGCGGCCTGTGCGCGGGCGGCGACGTCCGGGAGCTGCGCGCGTCGATCGTGGCCGGGAGGCCGGCCGACGCGCGCCGCTACTTCCGGCGTGAGTACGCCGTCGACGCGGCGCTCGCCGAGCTGCCAGTGCCCGTCGTGACGATCATGGACGGCATCACGATGGGCGGCGGCGTCGGCGTGGGCGCGCACGCCCCGGTGCGCGTGGTCACCGAGCGCTCGCGCATCGCCATGCCGGAGACGCGGATCGGCTTCACGCCCGACGTCGGCGGGTCCTGGCTCCTGGCGCGCGCCCCCGGGCGGCTCGGGGAGATGCTCGCGCTCGGCGCGGTGACGATGGACGCCGCCGACGCGATCTTCGTCGGGCTCGCCGACCACCACGTGCCGAGCGAGCGGCTGCCGGTCCTCGCCGCCGACCTCGCCGCGCTCGCGACCGCGGGCGTCGACCCGCTCGACGTCGAGGACGTGCGTGACGTCGTGCGCCGCCACGCCCTGCCCGCACCCGTCTCGCGCCTCGTCGCCCGGCAGACGGCGGTCGACGCCGCGTACGCGGCGGGCACCGTGCCCGAGATCGGGGCGCGCCTGCGCGCCGCGGCCCGGGACGGGGACGAGCAGGCGGGCGCCGAGGCCGACGAGCTCGAACGTCTCTCGCCGACCGCTCTCACCGTGGCGCTCGCCGCGGTGCGCAGCGCGCGCGGCCTCCCGGACCTGCGCGCCGCGCTGGAGCAGGAGTACGGGCTCGTCTGCTGGTTCGTCGACACGCAGCCCGACCTCGTCGAGGGCGTCCGCGCGCAGGTGGTCGACAAGGACCGCGACCCCTCGTGGCACCCCGCGACGCTCGCCGAGGTCGACCCCGGCGTCGGGGCGCAGGCGCTCGCGTACGTGCCTGCGGAGGCGCTGTGGGACGACGCCCTGAGCCCGCGGCTGGCGCGCCGCGCGGTCGAGGCCGTGGTGCGTCGGTTCGGCGAGGACGAGCCGACGACGGACGAGCTGGCGGAGGCGACCGGGGACCTCGTGGTCGAGCTCGTCGAGCGGCGCGACGACGGCGGCACGGTCGTGCACCTCGCGGACTCGTGCGGCGAGCACTTCCTCGACGGCTATTGGCCCGCGGTGCGGTTCGACGCCGTGGGCGACGTCGTCGAGGTCACCGTCGAGTCCTGA
- a CDS encoding alpha/beta hydrolase, with amino-acid sequence MDETAAAETGWRRDVLGEDWVARDLDLPDGAVATLVRRSDGARPHGSNGSPGGATAAGEEPTSGEGTRPAVLYVHGFIDYFFQTHVAEAVEARGYRFYALDLRGYGRSIGRGSGAPSRPDDDPNFVTDLAVYAQDLDAAARAIRAEGHERLVVLGHSTGGLVASLWADARPGRLAALVLNSPWFDLNKPWVFRGPVTRVVDVVGRVAPRLVVGGLDPHWAEALHASTGGEWDFDLAWKPIEGFPVRAGFLRTVRRSHARVARGLHVDCPVLVLASARSGPASGWHEELLTTDSVLDVEHITSRAAGLGDDVTVVTVEGGAHDLALSPEPARSTYLREVLDWLDARV; translated from the coding sequence GTGGACGAGACGGCCGCAGCGGAGACGGGGTGGCGCAGGGACGTGCTGGGCGAGGACTGGGTCGCGCGCGACCTCGACCTGCCGGACGGCGCGGTGGCGACGCTCGTGCGCAGGTCCGACGGCGCGCGCCCGCACGGCTCGAACGGCTCGCCGGGTGGCGCGACGGCCGCGGGCGAGGAGCCGACGTCGGGCGAGGGCACCCGTCCCGCGGTGCTGTACGTGCACGGGTTCATCGACTACTTCTTCCAGACCCACGTCGCCGAGGCGGTCGAGGCGCGCGGGTACCGGTTCTACGCGCTCGACCTGCGCGGCTACGGTCGCTCGATCGGACGCGGCTCGGGCGCGCCGTCGCGGCCCGACGACGACCCGAACTTCGTCACCGACCTCGCCGTGTACGCCCAGGACCTCGACGCGGCGGCACGCGCGATCCGCGCGGAGGGGCACGAGCGGCTCGTCGTGCTCGGGCACTCGACGGGAGGCCTCGTCGCGAGCCTGTGGGCCGACGCGCGACCCGGCCGGCTCGCGGCGCTCGTGCTGAACAGCCCGTGGTTCGACCTCAACAAGCCGTGGGTGTTCCGCGGGCCGGTGACGCGCGTGGTGGACGTCGTCGGGCGCGTCGCGCCCCGGCTCGTCGTGGGCGGGCTGGACCCGCACTGGGCCGAGGCCCTGCACGCGAGCACGGGCGGGGAGTGGGACTTCGACCTCGCGTGGAAGCCGATCGAGGGCTTCCCCGTCCGCGCCGGGTTCCTGCGGACGGTGCGGCGCAGCCACGCGCGCGTCGCGCGCGGCCTGCACGTCGACTGCCCCGTCCTCGTGCTCGCGTCGGCGCGGAGCGGCCCGGCGTCGGGGTGGCACGAGGAGCTGCTCACGACCGACTCCGTGCTCGACGTCGAGCACATCACGTCCCGCGCCGCGGGCCTCGGCGACGACGTCACCGTCGTCACCGTCGAGGGCGGCGCGCACGACCTCGCGCTCTCCCCCGAGCCCGCACGCTCGACGTACCTGCGCGAGGTGCTCGACTGGCTCGACGCCCGGGTCTGA